Below is a window of Callithrix jacchus isolate 240 chromosome 15, calJac240_pri, whole genome shotgun sequence DNA.
tggagtgcagcagcacgatctcggctcactgcaacctctgcctcccaggttcaaggaattctcctgcctcagcctccggggtagctgggactgcaggcacacgccaccaagcccagttaatttttttttgtatttttagtagagatggggtttcaccatgttggccaggatggtcttgacctcttgacctcatgatccacccgccttggcctcccaaagcgctgggattacagacttgagccaccgcgcccggcctaaagaaaaacattctaaCAGGAATGAATGACAAAATAGCCTATCAGGCCAGGTCATGAACTCCCTGTCATCAGAGGTATTCAACTAAAATACTGTATGTAAAAAGATGTTGGGttttattataagaaaaactatgtaatatttaatatctCCAACAACTCTAATGTTCTATGGTTCCATATTTTGACTGCAgaatcaattttttgttttttttcttttaattttttattacatttttcatagAATCACTCTAAGCTGTTTCAAGAACAGCcatgaggcaggaaggagggggtCCTCCATTCCCCCTCTATTTGACATAGAGCTACACACCTGCAATAAAAAGTTTGGTCCTTTGGTCCCTAAATAGCTAAAGGAATGACAGATAGAGATGCTCAGTGGCGGCCTCCCAGCTGCCCCCTGGGGACCAGGCCCCACGCACCGCTTGCCCCAACCTGTCTCAGGCACCCGTGGGCTAGAAAAGCCCTGGGATCGGTAAGCAGCGTCTCCTCCCAGTTCCCAGCCCTTCAGCCTGCCCATCTGGTCTcgtgatattttgttttaaagttgtctttttttgttatttttttccctcatttttcttcatcttcttatgtcatatatatttttccccCAAACATGTGCCCTCTGAACTCCATAGACGCTATACTTTCCTTGAAGAAATGTTACAGTCACACAGACAGTGTCTGGAGTCTTCAGCTTGATTTATATTGGCTGATATGTTAAAGGTGTCATCCAacagttctcatttataaatatatatatagagagaggtttattttttaatatagccCATTCAGCATCCTGCCCTATGCGAGTCCTGGTCTCCCCCCGGGGACCCTCCCGCCGGCGCTCAGTATGGGCGATTGGCATCTTTGGGCCGCTTCAGCGGCACCTTGAGCCTCTTCATGCGGATCTGGAAGCCGTTCATGGCCTGGATGGCGGTCTGCGCGCTGGCCGGGTTGTCAAAGCTCACGAAGCCTGGCGAGACATGAGGGACGAGGGCCTGGGTTTCCACGGGGCCGCCCCGGGCGCTGccggcg
It encodes the following:
- the LOC144579587 gene encoding uncharacterized protein LOC144579587; its protein translation is MGTKWSLGTRICTAPWPKEAAEPACVLRQPSQALYDLTASAAQHSSGRHVSSARGGPVETQALVPHVSPGFVSFDNPASAQTAIQAMNGFQIRMKRLKVPLKRPKDANRPY